ACCTGCAGAATGAGCAACGGCCACCAAATGCAAAACAGCATTGGTGGACCCACCGGTTGCAACGACATAAGTGATGGCGTTTTCAAAGGCTTCCTTGGTGAGGATGTCGCGGGGCAAGATTCCCAATTCCATTGTGTTCTTGATGTACTCACCGATGTTATCACACTCGGCCAGCTTCTCCTTGGAAACGGCCGGGAAGGAAGAAGAGTTTGGAATGGTCAAACCTAGCACTTCAGCGGCAGATGCCATTGTGTTGGCAGTGTACATACCACCGCAGGAACCAGGCCCAGGACATGCATGTTCCACGAcatcttctctttcttcttcagtgaATTGCTTGGAGATGTATTCCCCGTAAGATTGGAAGGCAGAGACAACATCGATGTTCTTGGAGATCTTGGAAGACCCGCACGTTGGATGACCGGGCAAGATGGTACCACCGTAAACCATGATGGAAGGTCTGTTGTGTCTACCCATGGCCATCATGACACCGGGCATGTTTTTGTCACATGATGGGATAGCAATGTTGGCATCGTAGTGTTGGGCCATCATGATGGTCTCAAAGGAGTCCGCAATGATTTCCCTACTTTGTAAGGAGTACCTCATACCTTTGGTACCCATAGAGATACCATCGGAAACACCGATGGTGTTGAATTGCATAGCCTTTAGATCGGCCTTTTCAATGGATTGAGAACACCTGTTGTTCAAGTCCAGCAGATGCATGTTACATGGGTTACCGGACCACCAACAAGAACCGACACCGACTTGAggtttcttgaaatcttccTTCTTGAAACCGGTGGCATAAAGCATGGCCTGGGAGGCACCTTGGCCCTTTGGTTCAGTGATGATGTAGGAATACTTGTTTAGTTTCTTTGCAACGCATCTCGTAGTAGAGAATTGTCTGGACGTAGCAACTTTCGTTAACAAGCCCATCTGTGCTGATATTTGTTGGCTGTTGCAAAATTAAGAGAGGGCAAGAAACGCTAACCAGAAGAATATGGGCAGTACGGAATTCGCTGAAAGTTCGgtatcttcttttgttatATTATAATATACTAAGTATTTATTGAGTCATCATCTggagaggaaaaaaagaaaaaatttttttttttttttttcatgtccGGTTCCGCTCGTAGCGAAgggcagcagcagcagcatcTATAATAATGTGACAGCAGtatctatttttttgtggGTTGAAGTGTGAAGTGAAGACGCAATACAGTGGGGAGAGAGCAAGTGCTAGCCCACGCGCTTGATGACATGAACGCCACTGCCCGACTCGACGATATCGCTCACATCTCCGACTTTGAGTTGGAAGGCGGCGTCTTCGAAGCTGGGCTGCATTTCGCCCCTGCCAAACCAGCCCAGGTCGCCGCCTCTCTTGTATGAGGAGCAGTCTGATCTCTCCTTGGCCAGGGCCTCGAAGGAGTTGGTCTTGGAGTCGTCATCCAGCCTCGTGATCAGGGTCTTCAACTCGTCCGTGGCCTCTTGCTTGGATATCGTGATGTTCTCGGACCTGTGCGACGCGGGTCTTCTGGAGTCCCTGTGCTTTACGAGGATGTGCAGACACCTGACGCGCACTGGGTGGTCCCTTAGGTACTCGTGCAGCTGTTCCTTGTCGGTGCCCTCG
Above is a window of Saccharomyces kudriavzevii IFO 1802 strain IFO1802 genome assembly, chromosome: 10 DNA encoding:
- the ILV3 gene encoding dihydroxy-acid dehydratase ILV3 (similar to Saccharomyces cerevisiae ILV3 (YJR016C); ancestral locus Anc_5.138); the protein is MGLLTKVATSRQFSTTRCVAKKLNKYSYIITEPKGQGASQAMLYATGFKKEDFKKPQVGVGSCWWSGNPCNMHLLDLNNRCSQSIEKADLKAMQFNTIGVSDGISMGTKGMRYSLQSREIIADSFETIMMAQHYDANIAIPSCDKNMPGVMMAMGRHNRPSIMVYGGTILPGHPTCGSSKISKNIDVVSAFQSYGEYISKQFTEEEREDVVEHACPGPGSCGGMYTANTMASAAEVLGLTIPNSSSFPAVSKEKLAECDNIGEYIKNTMELGILPRDILTKEAFENAITYVVATGGSTNAVLHLVAVAHSAGVKLSPDDFQRISNTTPLIGDFKPSGKYVMADLINVGGTQSVIKYLYENNMLHGNTMTVTGDTLAERAKKAPSLPEGQQIIKSLSHPIKASGHLQILYGSLAPGGSVGKITGKEGTYFKGKARVFEEEGAFIEALEKGEIKKGEKTVVVIRYEGPRGAPGMPEMLKPSSALMGYGLGKDVALLTDGRFSGGSHGFLIGHIVPEAAEGGPIGLVRDGDEIIIDADNNKIDLLVPEKELTQRKQSWVAPSPRYTRGTLSKYAKLVSNASSGCVLDA
- the ESS1 gene encoding peptidylprolyl isomerase ESS1 (similar to Saccharomyces cerevisiae ESS1 (YJR017C); ancestral locus Anc_5.135); protein product: MPSDVAASTGLPTPWTVRYSKSKKREYFFNTETKHSQWEEPEGTDKEQLHEYLRDHPVRVRCLHILVKHRDSRRPASHRSENITISKQEATDELKTLITRLDDDSKTNSFEALAKERSDCSSYKRGGDLGWFGRGEMQPSFEDAAFQLKVGDVSDIVESGSGVHVIKRVG